The genomic stretch TTCAATAATATCGGATCCGGAATCAAAAGAAAGACGCGAAGGTGAAATAATTCCCGTTGCCGTGAGCTTTGCCATTGCCGATATTGATAAATTCAAGAAAATCAATGATGAAAAAGGCCATCTGGAAGGGGATAGAATTTTAAGAGAAGTCGCGCGCGTTTTTAAAGAAAACACCAGAGAAACGGATACCGTTTGCCGCTGGGGAGGCGAAGAAATCGCGATGATTTTTTTTAACGCCGATCTGGCCGAGGCTTTTAAAAAAGCTGAAGAACTTAGAAAAATCGTTCAAAAAGAAGCCGGGGTTACGGTAAGCATTGGGGTCGCCGAATATAAAAAAAATTTAAGTTTTGATGAAATTTTAAATCAAAGCGATCAAGCGCTTTATTTGGCTAAAAATGAGGGGAGAAACCGCGTAAGAACTTACGAGCAGGTCAGAGAAAAAAAGTCAGACAATCAGGATAAATTGGAATAAAAAATAATCGTTCAAGGAGGGTTCGCATAGCGGTCTAGTGCGTCCGCTTGGAGAGCGGATATGCCGAAAGGCATCACAGGTTCAAATCCTGTACCCTCCGCCAGATTACCAACTTTGAACCAAGGTAAAATAAGGCGGATATGCAATCATATTATGAAAAACCAAAATTTAAGCTCTACCATGCCAACTGCTTGGACTTGTTAGCTGAACTTACCAAAAACTCGGTTGATATGGTCTTTGCCGATCCTCCTTACAATCTCTCAAACGGAGGCATTACGGTTCACGCTGGACGAATGGTTAGCGTCAACAAAGGAGATTGGGACAAGAGCAAGGGCTTTAAAGATGATTACGATTTTCACTACAAATGGATGGAGGCGTGCCGTAGAGTTTTGAAGCCTCATGGCACTCTTTGGGTTAGCGGCACTTATCATTCAATCTATCAATGCGGTCATGCCCTGCAATCGCTTGGATACCACATCCTCAATGATGTTGTTTGGTTCAAGCCGAATGCATCGCCAAATTTAAGTTGTCGTTATTTCACCGCGAGCCACGAAACTTTGATTTGGGCGCGTAAAGATAAAAAGGCAAAACATATTTTCAATTACGATTTAATGAAAAACGGCAATTGGTCAGAAGATCAGCTAAAGAAACCTGGTTTGCAAATGCGTTCAGTTTGGGCCATGGGTACGCCGAAAACCGTAGAAAAGAAATTCGGTAAGCACCCAACACAAAAGCCGGAGGATTTGCTAAAAAGAATTGTTCTTGCTTCAACTAACAAAGGCGACTTAATTCTTGATCCGTTTACCGGAAGTTCAACAACTGGAATTGCCGCCTATCTTTTGGGGCGACACTTTATTGGCGTTGATACTAAACCGAAGTATTTGGATGTATCAATAAAGCGATTTGAAGAATTGGATCGCAATTTGAAAAATAAATTTGCTAAAAAAGTATGAAAATCATCACCCGCGCAACAGCAATAAAGAATTTGAAAAAGCATATCGGCCAAGATTTGCGAAAATTGGCCTTGAAGCACGGCATTACGACTTATGAAACTGGGAAGCAAAATAAGGGCTGGAAAGGTCTTGTTTTGGAACGCTTGGCAGGATTGGAAACAAACATCTCAAAAGCTCCGAATGGACTTACTTATGAATTAAAATCGGTTGCTTTTCGTAAAGTAAAAGGTGAGCTTGTACCTAAAGAAACAATGGCAATCACAATGATTAATCCCGAAGAATTAAAAGTCCATTCGTTTTTTGAAAGTTATTGTTGGGCAAAGCTCAAAACCATCGTGTTTTGTGCGGTAGAATGGAACGGTATAAATTCCGAGGAAGCAAAATTACTCAAAGTTACAAGTTTAGATTTTGCAGAGGACGACGAATTAATAAAAGAAATTAAAACTGATTATGATTTCATTCGCAACAAACTTATCAAGCAAGGTTTTGAAGCTTTGACGGGGAAAGACGGCAAATGGATACAGGCTCGCACGAAAGGCCCCGGTCATGGCTCGGTCAGCCGTGCATTTTATGCACGAACAAGTTTGGTAAAAAAGATTTTTGAGATTGCCTCTTGAATTGTCTCGACTGTTAATAACTCTCGTTGACTTACGAAATTTTTTCTGAAATAATACTTGTATTGGTGTAGTGTTAAGCGCGCTTGCCAATCCGCATATGCGGGTGTAGGAGTGAAATATCTTCTCACGAACAGATAACAGGTCGAGCCCTGTGTCTTAAATATTAGGGGGTGTGTATCTGTTAGC from Candidatus Niyogibacteria bacterium encodes the following:
- a CDS encoding diguanylate cyclase — translated: MKEKLKQYEYKDFGSQSFKKTEIKALEEKLTEAERENASLRTENKNQKDIIEKLNEELENDYLTGIYNKRHFTKKSEKIVSIISDPESKERREGEIIPVAVSFAIADIDKFKKINDEKGHLEGDRILREVARVFKENTRETDTVCRWGGEEIAMIFFNADLAEAFKKAEELRKIVQKEAGVTVSIGVAEYKKNLSFDEILNQSDQALYLAKNEGRNRVRTYEQVREKKSDNQDKLE
- a CDS encoding site-specific DNA-methyltransferase, producing MQSYYEKPKFKLYHANCLDLLAELTKNSVDMVFADPPYNLSNGGITVHAGRMVSVNKGDWDKSKGFKDDYDFHYKWMEACRRVLKPHGTLWVSGTYHSIYQCGHALQSLGYHILNDVVWFKPNASPNLSCRYFTASHETLIWARKDKKAKHIFNYDLMKNGNWSEDQLKKPGLQMRSVWAMGTPKTVEKKFGKHPTQKPEDLLKRIVLASTNKGDLILDPFTGSSTTGIAAYLLGRHFIGVDTKPKYLDVSIKRFEELDRNLKNKFAKKV